The following coding sequences lie in one Mercenaria mercenaria strain notata chromosome 5, MADL_Memer_1, whole genome shotgun sequence genomic window:
- the LOC128557502 gene encoding uncharacterized protein LOC128557502 encodes MEAILSHFLFSCLILSPAVSEPVCSKFAYEEQLLEKMVRVEFNVGQMEKEVKNTNNLVLESLKQLKQTREKMTEEFEALKLEAKKELDENEVKVSKEIDVRAERVKAWKEYDEKMKQLVGAVSIPNIAFKARIPSSLDPGENEAIVFTKNIVNMGNAYNNATGIFTAPIDGTYLFTSQLCLVSGKHITFGIYIKDVLYTVGRFYEKNFYHCFNVETTAVMKANQTASVKSWSAATGNILYEEENHRWNVFSGTLVHN; translated from the exons ATGGAAGCgatactttcacattttcttttttcctgTTTAATCTTATCACCTGCTGTTTCCGAACCAGTTTGTTCTAAATTTGCTTACGAAGAACAGCTGTTGGAGAAAATGGTTAGAGTGGAATTTAATGTAGGACAGATGGAAAAGGAAGTAAAGAATACCAACAACCTCGTTCTTGAATCGTTGAAGCAACTGAAACAAACCCGGGAGAAAATGACCGAGGAATTCGAAGCGTTGAAACTTGAAGCCAAGAAAGAGTTAGACGAGAATGAAGTTAAGGTATCAAAGGAAATCGATGTAAGAGCGGAAAGGGTAAAAGCCTGGAAAGAATATGATGAAAAGATGAAACAGTTAGTAG GAGCGGTTTCGATACCAAATATTGCGTTTAAAGCCAGAATTCCTTCCTCACTTGACCCAGGAGAAAACGAGGCGATTGTGTTCACCAAGAACATTGTAAACATGGGAAATGCCTATAACAACGCTACAGGGATATTTACAGCTCCGATAGATGGAACTTATCTTTTTACAAGTCAGCTTTGTCTTGTATCAGGAAAGCATATCACATTTGGTATATATATTAAAGACGTTTTATATACTGTGGGTAGATTCTACGAAAAGAACTTTTACCATTGTTTTAATGTGGAAACCACGGCTGTCATGAAAGCTAACCAGACGGCGTCAGTAAAAAGCTGGTCTGCCGCCACAGGAAACATACTGTATGAAGAAGAAAACCATAGATGGAACGTATTTTCTGGGACATTGGTTCATAACTAA